The following coding sequences lie in one Monomorium pharaonis isolate MP-MQ-018 chromosome 1, ASM1337386v2, whole genome shotgun sequence genomic window:
- the LOC105835852 gene encoding E3 ubiquitin-protein ligase BRE1 isoform X2, with product MNRLGKVEYLALQQPENTVWKPLSQPVRIPQLLGSSGQLHSGQKITDIDTKLPYNGRNVRRNLKFTEIPISTMKTKRLIRVSMDNINNDPREKKSCSFTRESFLVPPNTIKELYIKNRFKRNKDELCQFRISTMDSDNINTKIPKILENNSSLIESINSNTDSQSSVLNSADAIVRMERNKTLIIPSISSQTLNTNEQSGINILHSPHSDLADTNSDTAKISENLHSNENPNIINICQNRSHNNKLNDATNGSQFFVGDMNAKINADLHNGNDVNQNIYCTDLPDAEKVEEICSINIDKDECLATNIYQEGLHLSLRTVKTLSESCLNSQHDTNDDGHVTLSKTEFTAFASKLEHLVNRLEEDTASLKLILTSINNMLSVPNVASREIKDNNKAEIKQTMEVTKNINDNIKVMDNMDKLSCITIVNINTEHNNVSKKICRTLDVRKSESLKTNVTQLMNQTYVASGASSNKENEDTLNSSMMNQDKESKSGAKRRSARLMKKVLNDLNVSNDSFVKLENELDITMKLNTPIKPLANRTPAKTRYKDKMGRPLQEYMNMKSHLSCLLTPNINRFNSSESKNNVKRDTDNTKTVVSDKLLEELYNLYENSHYQTRKRKMLRKALSFKTFRNLPRSRKSQITSVSL from the exons taaCAGACATAGACACAAAATTACCTTACAACGGACGAAATGTTCggcgaaatttaaaatttacagaaaTCCCAATTTCTACAATGAAAACTAAAAGACTCATCAGAGTTAGTAtggataatataaataatgatccaagagaaaaaaaatcatgttcATTTACGAGAGAAAGTTTCTTAGTGCCCCCGAATaccataaaagaattatatattaaaaacagattcAAACGAAATAAGGACGAATTATGTCAATTCCGGATTTCAACAATGGATTCTGACAACATAAACACGAAGATTCCTAAAATATTGGAAAACAATTCGTCTCTAATAGAAAGTATTAATTCAAACACTGATTCTCAGTCTTCg gtACTCAACTCTGCTGATGCCATCGTACGTATGGAAAGGAACAAAACATTAATCATACCGAGTATATCGTCGCAGACACTTAACACGAATGAACAATCTGGCATAAACATTTTGCATTCTCCTCACTCAGATCTCGCAGACACGAATAGTGATACGGCAAAAATCTCAGAAAATTTACATTCTAATGAGAATccgaatattattaatatttgtcaaaATCGAAGCCATAATAACAAGCTTAATGACGCTACTAATGGATCGCAGTTCTTTGTGGGTGATATGAATGCGAAAATAAATGCTGATCTGCACAATGGTAACGATGTAAATCAAAACATTTATTGCACAGATTTACCTGATGCAGAAAAGGTAGAAGAGATTTgttcaattaatattgataaagaCGAATGTCTAGctacaaatatttatcaagAAGGTTTACATTTGTCTCTGCGAACCGTTAAAACGTTAAGCGAGTCGTGCTTGAATTCACAGCATGATACTAACGATGATGGTCATGTGACTCTTAGTAAAACGGAATTTACTGCTTTTGCATCTAAACTGGAACATCTCGTCAATAGGCTGGAAGAAGATACGGCTAGTCTAAAGTTAATACTAACTagcattaataatatgttatctGTACCAAATGTGGCAAGTAGAGAAATTAAAGACAATAATAAAGCTGAGATTAAACAAACGATGGAAGtaacaaagaatataaatgataatataaaagtgaTGGATAACATGGATAAATTATCATGTATAACAATTGTTAACATTAATACGGAACACAATAAtgtttcaaagaaaatttgtagAACGCTCGATGTTAGAAAATCTgaatcattaaaaacaaatgtaacgCAACTGATGAATCAAACATATGTTGCTTCTGGAGCCTCttctaataaagaaaatgaagataCTTTGAATTCATCAATGATGAATCAGGATAAAGAATCTAAATCCGGAGCAAAGAGGCGTTCCGCGCGCTTAATGAAAAAGGTTTTGAATGACTTGAACGTTTCGAACGATAGCTTCGTGAAATTGGAAAATGAATTAGATATTACCATGAAATTAAATACGCCAATTAAACCGCTCGCGAATCGCACGCCCGCAAAGACTAGATACAAAGATAAGATGGGAAGGCCTTTACAGGAGTATATGAACATGAAATCCCATTTAAGTTGTTTGTTGACTCCTAATATCAATCGATTTAATTCCTCGGAGtcgaaaaataatgtaaaacgcGATACTGATAATACGAAAACTGTGGTATCAGACAAGTTACTTGAagaactttataatttatatgaaaattcgca CTACCAGACAAGGAAGCGAAAGATGTTGCGAAAGGCACTATCTTTCAAAACATTCAGGAATTTGCCGCGTTCACGGAAGTCCCAAATAACTTCCGTGAGCTTATAA
- the LOC105835852 gene encoding E3 ubiquitin-protein ligase BRE1 isoform X3, translating to MFKKKITDIDTKLPYNGRNVRRNLKFTEIPISTMKTKRLIRVSMDNINNDPREKKSCSFTRESFLVPPNTIKELYIKNRFKRNKDELCQFRISTMDSDNINTKIPKILENNSSLIESINSNTDSQSSVLNSADAIVRMERNKTLIIPSISSQTLNTNEQSGINILHSPHSDLADTNSDTAKISENLHSNENPNIINICQNRSHNNKLNDATNGSQFFVGDMNAKINADLHNGNDVNQNIYCTDLPDAEKVEEICSINIDKDECLATNIYQEGLHLSLRTVKTLSESCLNSQHDTNDDGHVTLSKTEFTAFASKLEHLVNRLEEDTASLKLILTSINNMLSVPNVASREIKDNNKAEIKQTMEVTKNINDNIKVMDNMDKLSCITIVNINTEHNNVSKKICRTLDVRKSESLKTNVTQLMNQTYVASGASSNKENEDTLNSSMMNQDKESKSGAKRRSARLMKKVLNDLNVSNDSFVKLENELDITMKLNTPIKPLANRTPAKTRYKDKMGRPLQEYMNMKSHLSCLLTPNINRFNSSESKNNVKRDTDNTKTVVSDKLLEELYNLYENSHYQTRKRKMLRKALSFKTFRNLPRSRKSQITSVSL from the exons taaCAGACATAGACACAAAATTACCTTACAACGGACGAAATGTTCggcgaaatttaaaatttacagaaaTCCCAATTTCTACAATGAAAACTAAAAGACTCATCAGAGTTAGTAtggataatataaataatgatccaagagaaaaaaaatcatgttcATTTACGAGAGAAAGTTTCTTAGTGCCCCCGAATaccataaaagaattatatattaaaaacagattcAAACGAAATAAGGACGAATTATGTCAATTCCGGATTTCAACAATGGATTCTGACAACATAAACACGAAGATTCCTAAAATATTGGAAAACAATTCGTCTCTAATAGAAAGTATTAATTCAAACACTGATTCTCAGTCTTCg gtACTCAACTCTGCTGATGCCATCGTACGTATGGAAAGGAACAAAACATTAATCATACCGAGTATATCGTCGCAGACACTTAACACGAATGAACAATCTGGCATAAACATTTTGCATTCTCCTCACTCAGATCTCGCAGACACGAATAGTGATACGGCAAAAATCTCAGAAAATTTACATTCTAATGAGAATccgaatattattaatatttgtcaaaATCGAAGCCATAATAACAAGCTTAATGACGCTACTAATGGATCGCAGTTCTTTGTGGGTGATATGAATGCGAAAATAAATGCTGATCTGCACAATGGTAACGATGTAAATCAAAACATTTATTGCACAGATTTACCTGATGCAGAAAAGGTAGAAGAGATTTgttcaattaatattgataaagaCGAATGTCTAGctacaaatatttatcaagAAGGTTTACATTTGTCTCTGCGAACCGTTAAAACGTTAAGCGAGTCGTGCTTGAATTCACAGCATGATACTAACGATGATGGTCATGTGACTCTTAGTAAAACGGAATTTACTGCTTTTGCATCTAAACTGGAACATCTCGTCAATAGGCTGGAAGAAGATACGGCTAGTCTAAAGTTAATACTAACTagcattaataatatgttatctGTACCAAATGTGGCAAGTAGAGAAATTAAAGACAATAATAAAGCTGAGATTAAACAAACGATGGAAGtaacaaagaatataaatgataatataaaagtgaTGGATAACATGGATAAATTATCATGTATAACAATTGTTAACATTAATACGGAACACAATAAtgtttcaaagaaaatttgtagAACGCTCGATGTTAGAAAATCTgaatcattaaaaacaaatgtaacgCAACTGATGAATCAAACATATGTTGCTTCTGGAGCCTCttctaataaagaaaatgaagataCTTTGAATTCATCAATGATGAATCAGGATAAAGAATCTAAATCCGGAGCAAAGAGGCGTTCCGCGCGCTTAATGAAAAAGGTTTTGAATGACTTGAACGTTTCGAACGATAGCTTCGTGAAATTGGAAAATGAATTAGATATTACCATGAAATTAAATACGCCAATTAAACCGCTCGCGAATCGCACGCCCGCAAAGACTAGATACAAAGATAAGATGGGAAGGCCTTTACAGGAGTATATGAACATGAAATCCCATTTAAGTTGTTTGTTGACTCCTAATATCAATCGATTTAATTCCTCGGAGtcgaaaaataatgtaaaacgcGATACTGATAATACGAAAACTGTGGTATCAGACAAGTTACTTGAagaactttataatttatatgaaaattcgca CTACCAGACAAGGAAGCGAAAGATGTTGCGAAAGGCACTATCTTTCAAAACATTCAGGAATTTGCCGCGTTCACGGAAGTCCCAAATAACTTCCGTGAGCTTATAA
- the LOC118647331 gene encoding uncharacterized protein LOC118647331, producing the protein MTDEDDAILLECVQQIENNDTTNEPVHEEKNVEHTDAEKVYDSSNLFEGCSWMWQEFLRFTPSTSLEIEQDNKNRSYENNSYVHTYEAGTPSVNHVSVEIEPTSINNDNNDAFNTPNEVETTTINNEKNNGSSLVNNVSDEIEPSAINNDNDYDDILTIQTGCGRATCDTAAEEEEEEEEKKKEEGEVEIEQLGERENKQHVQDSDEVGEPTSFNILRENRRYFQRFDTHGHEITFVVRQPPEGFNPLRWLDKVFAEVHVYLTNSSNPDDYIGVTFTADTLAHGPVWLSYRYVRDFRNIDLWELVSRVAQSASDFHINDSCTLTTCIIRRVNGGSRRKLTLDNVAKRSILSITNSDNLCLPRSLVAARAYVERGEIRSGELHKHWMSIRLSRGRLQKEKALELVRNAKVNIPDNGCTIEELEQFQKYLAEFGIAIVLYEVETLGYGGETLYDGTRYVMNIFNSITHTLRLLYYRRIHHFEPILNLRAAVGSRGFCIACNIAYTRISDHKCLQKCNRCMGQPPCITAVNPHIKCNSCKRSFYNNNCFQRHLKPITLDNKKRKDKKSVCDTLKICNICSRFISTDKKQKHDCNITYCKICKDFYPINHLCYIQPIKQTKNNQSKIVFLFYDFETQQNMRVKGDDKTFVHVPSLCVVQQACSYCLNDNSDMSKICQYCGVREYVFNQDPVKQFVDLATKPLRSFKRTICIAHNAKAFDAQFILRYFATRGSMNEMPSIILNGTNIVVMTIGHTTFLDSLNYFHMPLSALPKTFALDSCTTKGTFPHLFNTPENQNYIGPLPDIKYYSPCYMHNDERERFLLWYNKEKHSNYIFDFAKEIVQYCKNDVTILRRACLAFRKMFIECGKVCSFEESTTIASACSRVYRKNFLQKNSIGIIPTGGYRWGQKQSRKAISWLIWMEHELGRIIAHAGRGRETRLPEDILVDGYYEETIENTMIKHVLQFHGCYWHGCPRCYTVNKNSGTTTDTMDTRLERTQFITAKIISAGYILTEMWECDYDRILASREDMRIFLEKNQTSISLKVLNPRDAFYGGRTENMVSLYDVKDNKKIHYVDVCSLYPYICKTGKFPVGHPKIYVGEECRELTGPTGVEIDKIEGLVHCTILPPRNLYHPVLPVRMHGKLMFALCRTCCENKYQSNCIHEDVTDREFTGTWVVHEIRKAVSVGYKIKNIYEIWQYDVTQYNSQTKEGGHFTEYINTFLKIKQEASGWPSDCVDEESKIRYIEEYERAEGVKLESKKICVNPGLRAVSKLCLNSFWGKFGQRENLPKVEIVTTRSRLIQLLSSNEVNVTSILPVNDDVLYVGYISTDENLTPSSITNVVIAAYTTAQARLKLYEYLERLDKRVLYCDTDSCIYVRGISPNEYEPPTGKLLGDLTDELTCYGTGSYIESFVSGGPKFYAFVVRKPDGSTAEICKAKGITLNFANSKLINYHSVRSLITNELDTPITLHFKAIRRTEFHNVITNSEHKTCKQTFDKRRREGSYGSLPYGYCNL; encoded by the exons ATGACAGATGAAGATGACGCTATTTTATTGGAATGTGTTcaacaaattgaaaataatgatacTACTAATGAACCAgtacatgaagaaaaaaatgtagaacACACCGATGCAGAGAAAGTTTACGACAGTTCTAACCTGTTTGAAGGGTGTAGTTGGATGTGGCAAGAATTTCTTCGTTTTACACCATCAACTTCATTAGAAATAgaacaagataataaaaatcgtagctatgaaaataatagctatgtacatacatatgaaGCTGGAACCCCATCTGTAAATCACGTATCGGTCGAAATTGAACCTACATCAATAAACAACGATAATAATGATGCGTTTAATACGCCGAACGAAGTTGAGACTACTACAATAAACAACGAAAAAAATAACG GATCTTCATTGGTAAATAATGTATCGGACGAGATTGAACCATCAGcaataaataacgataatgATTATGACG atatattaacaatacaaaCAGGGTGTGGTCGTGCGACATGTGATACGGCtgcagaagaagaagaagaagaagaagagaaaaaaaaggaggaggGAGAAGTGGAGATAGAACAGcttggagaaagagagaataagCAACACGTTCAAGATTCTGATGAAGTGGGTGAACCGacatcatttaatattttacgagaAAATCGACGCTATTTTCAACGATTTGACACTCATGGACATGAGATAACATTCGTTGTACGACAACCGCCAGAAGGTTTCAATCCTTTAAGATGGTTAGATAAAGTATTTGCAGAAGTACATGTATATCTTACAAATTCGAGCAATCCTGACGATTATATAGGCGTGACATTTACTGCTGATACTCTTGCCCATGGGCCTGTGTGGCTGTCTTACCGTTATGTACgagattttagaaatatagatTTGTGGGAATTAGTGAGTCGAGTCGCTCAAAGTGCCTCAGATTTCCATATTAATGATAGCTGCACATTAACAACTTGTATAATACGTCGCGTAAACGGTGGTTCACGCAGAAAACTAACCCTGGATAATGTGGCGAAACGatcaatattatcaataacaaaTTCCGACAATCTTTGCTTACCACGGTCGTTAGTAGCAGCACGAGCGTACGTGGAACGAGGTGAAATTCGTTCGGGCGAATTACACAAACATTGGATGTCTATACGTTTATCTCGCGGCAGATTACAAAAAGAGAAGGCTCTCGAACTTGTAAGAAATGCAAAAGTAAATATACCGGATAATGGATGTACAATAGAAGAATTAgaacaatttcaaaaatatttagcgGAATTTGGCATCGCTATCGTCTTATATGAAGTTGAAACACTAGGTTACGGTGGAGAAACTTTATATGACGGTACGAGATAtgtaatgaatatatttaatagtatcacacacacattacGTCTTTTATATTATCGTAGAATACACCATTTTGAACCTATTTTAAACTTACGGGCTGCCGTAGGTAGTCGCGGTTTTTGTATAGCTTGTAATATAGCGTATACTAGAATAAGTGATCataaatgtttacaaaaatgcaATCGCTGTATGGGGCAACCACCGTGCATAACGGCTGTAAACCctcatattaaatgtaattcttgtaaaagatctttttacaataataattgttttcaacGGCATTTAAAACCCATAACGttagacaataaaaaaagaaaagataaaaaaagtgtgtgtgatacattaaaaatatgtaatatatgttcaagatttatttcaacagataaaaagcaaaagcacgattgtaatattacatattgcaaaatatgtaaagatttttatcCTATTAATCATTTATGTTACATTCAACCTATAaaacaaactaaaaataatcagtcaaaaatcgtttttttattttacgactTTGAAACACAACAAAATATGCGTGTTAAAGGGGATGATAAAACGTTTGTACATGTACCTAGCTTATGCGTTGTTCAACAAGCGTGTAGTTATTGTTTAAACGATAACAGTGATATGTCAAAAATATGTCAATATTGCGGTGTGCGCgaatatgtatttaatcaagATCCTGTAAAGCAATTCGTTGACTTGGCAACAAAACCGTTACGTTCTTTCAAACGCACAATCTGTATTGCTCATAATGCAAAAGCTTTTGAtgctcaatttattttacgatattttgcTACGCGAGGTAGTATGAATGAGATGccatcaataatattaaatggtACAAACATCGTTGTAATGACAATAGGTCACACTACATTTCTTGAtagcttaaattattttcacatgcCGTTAAGCGCTTTACCGAAAACTTTTGCACTTGATAGTTGTACTACAAAAGGCACATTCCcgcatttatttaatacacctgaaaatcaaaattatataggaCCATTAccagatataaaatattattcaccaTGTTATATGCATAACGATGAACGCGAACGTTTTTTACTTTGGTATAACAAGGAAAAACATTCAAactatatatttgattttgcaaAAGAAATTGTACAATACTGCAAAAATGATGTAACAATATTACGCCGAGCTTGTTTAGCTTTtcgtaaaatgtttattgaatGCGGTAAAGTTTGTTCTTTCGAGGAGAGTACAACAATAGCATCGGCCTGCTCACGTGTTTAccgtaaaaattttcttcaaaaaaatagtataggTATTATACCTACAGGGGGTTATCGGTGGGGTCAAAAACAATCGCGTAAAGCTATTTCTTGGTTGATTTGGATGGAACATGAATTGGGTCGTATTATAGCTCATGCTGGGCGTGGTCGTGAAACACGGCTACCCGAAGATATCTTGGTTGACGGTTATTACGAAGAAACTATTGAGAACACGATGATTAAACATGTTTTACAGTTTCACGGTTGTTATTGGCATGGTTGTCCCCGATGCtatactgtaaataaaaacagCGGTACTACCACTGATACCATGGATACGCGTTTGGAACGCACACAGTTTATTAcagcaaaaattatatctgccggatatattttaacagaaaTGTGGGAGTGTGACTATGATCGTATTTTAGCATCTAGAGAAGatatgcgtatatttttagaaaaaaaccaAACCTCTATATCGCTGAAAGTGTTAAATCCACGTGATGCCTTTTACGGAGGTCGTACAGAAAACATGGTATCTCTGTATGATGTAAaggataataagaaaatacattATGTCGATGTATGTTCTCTTTACccttatatttgtaaaacagGTAAATTTCCTGTAGGACACCCGAAAATATACGTCGGCGAAGAATGTCGCGAATTAACAGGTCCTACAGGAGTCGAAATCGATAAAATAGAAGGCCTTGTTCACTGTACAATATTACCACCTCGTAATCTTTATCACCCTGTGTTACCCGTACGAATGCATggtaaattaatgtttgcTTTATGCCGTACATGTTGCGAAAATAAGTATCAATCAAATTGTATACACGAGGATGTTACTGATCGCGAATTTACAGGGACTTGGGTGGTTCATGAAATACGTAAAGCAGTAAGCGTTGGTTATaagatcaaaaatatttatgaaatttggcAATACGACGTAACACAATATAATTCTCAAACTAAGGAGGGTGGTCACTTCACAGAATACATAAacactttcttaaaaattaagcaaGAAGCTAGTGGTTGGCCTTCCGATTGCGTTGATGAGGAATCTAAAATACGATACATAGAGGAATATGAGCGAGCGGAAGGTGTTAAATTGGAgtcgaaaaaaatatgtgtcaaTCCAGGTCTCCGAgctgtttcaaaattatgtttaaattctttttgggGTAAATTTGGTCAGCGCGAAAATCTTCCTAAAGTTGAAATTGTGACAACACGTAGCAGATTGATACAGCTACTCTCCAGTAATGAAGTTAACGTTACAAGTATACTACCTGTTAATGACGACGTTTTATATGTTGGTTATATAAGTACAGACGAAAATTTAACACCATCTTCGATAACAAATGTTGTAATAGCCGCATACACAACAGCTCAAGcgcgtttaaaattatatgaatatctCGAACGTCTTGACAAACGAGTGTTATACTGCGATACAGAttcctgtatatatgtaaggGGTATTTCACCAAACGAATATGAACCGCCAACTGGTAAATTGTTGGGTGATTTGACAGATGAATTAACGTGTTATGGTACGGGTAGTTATATCGAATCTTTTGTTTCGGGTGGTCCGAAATTTTATGCTTTTGTAGTACGTAAACCTGATGGTAGTACCGCCGAAATTTGTAAGGCTAAGGGTATTACTCTTAATTTCgcaaatagtaaattaatcaattaccATTCTGTCAGATCTCTTATTACAAATGAGCTGGATACCCCTATAACACTTCATTTCAAAGCTATTAGGCGTACAGAGTTTCATAACGTTATAACAAATTCCGAGCATAAAACATGTAAACAGACTTTCGATAAAAGAAGGCGTGAAGGATCTTATGGTTCATTACCGTATggttattgtaatttataa
- the LOC105835852 gene encoding E3 ubiquitin-protein ligase BRE1 isoform X4, with product MKTKRLIRVSMDNINNDPREKKSCSFTRESFLVPPNTIKELYIKNRFKRNKDELCQFRISTMDSDNINTKIPKILENNSSLIESINSNTDSQSSVLNSADAIVRMERNKTLIIPSISSQTLNTNEQSGINILHSPHSDLADTNSDTAKISENLHSNENPNIINICQNRSHNNKLNDATNGSQFFVGDMNAKINADLHNGNDVNQNIYCTDLPDAEKVEEICSINIDKDECLATNIYQEGLHLSLRTVKTLSESCLNSQHDTNDDGHVTLSKTEFTAFASKLEHLVNRLEEDTASLKLILTSINNMLSVPNVASREIKDNNKAEIKQTMEVTKNINDNIKVMDNMDKLSCITIVNINTEHNNVSKKICRTLDVRKSESLKTNVTQLMNQTYVASGASSNKENEDTLNSSMMNQDKESKSGAKRRSARLMKKVLNDLNVSNDSFVKLENELDITMKLNTPIKPLANRTPAKTRYKDKMGRPLQEYMNMKSHLSCLLTPNINRFNSSESKNNVKRDTDNTKTVVSDKLLEELYNLYENSHYQTRKRKMLRKALSFKTFRNLPRSRKSQITSVSL from the exons ATGAAAACTAAAAGACTCATCAGAGTTAGTAtggataatataaataatgatccaagagaaaaaaaatcatgttcATTTACGAGAGAAAGTTTCTTAGTGCCCCCGAATaccataaaagaattatatattaaaaacagattcAAACGAAATAAGGACGAATTATGTCAATTCCGGATTTCAACAATGGATTCTGACAACATAAACACGAAGATTCCTAAAATATTGGAAAACAATTCGTCTCTAATAGAAAGTATTAATTCAAACACTGATTCTCAGTCTTCg gtACTCAACTCTGCTGATGCCATCGTACGTATGGAAAGGAACAAAACATTAATCATACCGAGTATATCGTCGCAGACACTTAACACGAATGAACAATCTGGCATAAACATTTTGCATTCTCCTCACTCAGATCTCGCAGACACGAATAGTGATACGGCAAAAATCTCAGAAAATTTACATTCTAATGAGAATccgaatattattaatatttgtcaaaATCGAAGCCATAATAACAAGCTTAATGACGCTACTAATGGATCGCAGTTCTTTGTGGGTGATATGAATGCGAAAATAAATGCTGATCTGCACAATGGTAACGATGTAAATCAAAACATTTATTGCACAGATTTACCTGATGCAGAAAAGGTAGAAGAGATTTgttcaattaatattgataaagaCGAATGTCTAGctacaaatatttatcaagAAGGTTTACATTTGTCTCTGCGAACCGTTAAAACGTTAAGCGAGTCGTGCTTGAATTCACAGCATGATACTAACGATGATGGTCATGTGACTCTTAGTAAAACGGAATTTACTGCTTTTGCATCTAAACTGGAACATCTCGTCAATAGGCTGGAAGAAGATACGGCTAGTCTAAAGTTAATACTAACTagcattaataatatgttatctGTACCAAATGTGGCAAGTAGAGAAATTAAAGACAATAATAAAGCTGAGATTAAACAAACGATGGAAGtaacaaagaatataaatgataatataaaagtgaTGGATAACATGGATAAATTATCATGTATAACAATTGTTAACATTAATACGGAACACAATAAtgtttcaaagaaaatttgtagAACGCTCGATGTTAGAAAATCTgaatcattaaaaacaaatgtaacgCAACTGATGAATCAAACATATGTTGCTTCTGGAGCCTCttctaataaagaaaatgaagataCTTTGAATTCATCAATGATGAATCAGGATAAAGAATCTAAATCCGGAGCAAAGAGGCGTTCCGCGCGCTTAATGAAAAAGGTTTTGAATGACTTGAACGTTTCGAACGATAGCTTCGTGAAATTGGAAAATGAATTAGATATTACCATGAAATTAAATACGCCAATTAAACCGCTCGCGAATCGCACGCCCGCAAAGACTAGATACAAAGATAAGATGGGAAGGCCTTTACAGGAGTATATGAACATGAAATCCCATTTAAGTTGTTTGTTGACTCCTAATATCAATCGATTTAATTCCTCGGAGtcgaaaaataatgtaaaacgcGATACTGATAATACGAAAACTGTGGTATCAGACAAGTTACTTGAagaactttataatttatatgaaaattcgca CTACCAGACAAGGAAGCGAAAGATGTTGCGAAAGGCACTATCTTTCAAAACATTCAGGAATTTGCCGCGTTCACGGAAGTCCCAAATAACTTCCGTGAGCTTATAA